The genome window tttcTAGTGTGGCCTCAATTTCTTCCTTTTGCTTTTCTCTCCATTAATTTTGACTATATCATAATTGTGCATTAAGTCTAGAATCAAGATTAGAGAGCCACGTAGCTTATATAATATAACAAGAAGCATGTATTTCATCTTATCAATAATTTCTTAGATAATAGTCAAATACTATAGGTAAGCCCCACCTTTACGAACTTTTCATGCATAAAACCAATTTAATCTAGGACACATCATCTCCCAGAATCTAAATAAAGGATCAGTCAAAATAAAATGAGGCAAAGGTAGAAATACCCAAACTGGTTAATATGGCAAATGTATAAGACTAGTCACAGGAAGTTTTAAATCATAAACCAggaaacaaatttattaatatatattaagaaagaAGCAATCTGCTGGGAAAGAATTATATGGTACCTCAATGGATTTTGCATTCTTCAATTCTTTGAAGATGGTTTCCTTAGACTTCTTCAATACTCCTAGAATGAAGAGTTCAAGGAAAATACTATTACATGGCCTGAGCAAAAGAAACTTTAACATCACTTATTCTCTAAACCTTTCATACCATTCATGTCATAGAGGCACACATTCTTTACACCAATAATGTCCAGCCACTGCAAAAGTTTAACAACTCTGGAAATCTGATAAGCTTCTTCACTTTCTATGACAATGGCAAGGTAGCGAACCTTTCCTGAATGAAGAGACTTGTATTTCTTTAATACTCCACAAGAGATGAAATAGCTTTCAAACAAATTACCCACGACTGATATGAAATACCATGCGCTGAGAATTATTCGCAGAAAGTACCATAGCAGTTGAAGCCCGAGATTTCCAATCTGTACAAACCTTAAAACCCACAATGAATGGACTTTAAATTTTAGGTTGAATGGAAAAGTATATTTTTCAGTTGCATAGACTAACCATTTAAGTTAAATCTCATTGAGTTCAACAATATATAGATCAAACATGAAGCAACAATAACATGCATTTAGATTGGAACCTTGATACACTAGCGTGGACCCTGTTAACAGAATCAAGTTATATTGAAAAATTTCATAagcataatttatttatcttacaGAATAGGTAATTTATTGAGTTAATATTACCAGTTAGTTACACGCATTTGGATATAGATTACCAGTTTATTAAAGAATAGGTATGGTCTAAAGATGTGTCTATGACAGCATGATATTTGAATTGAGAGAAATAAAGAGCTTAAATTCAAAGAACATCAAATTTCGGGCAAACAGATCTGGCTCAAGGCCAAGGCAAGTAAGGATATGAAAAACTGAAGACTTACAGTAACAATACAACGAGAGAACTTGTGAGCTAAATCTCTAAAATCCATTGACCCTAAAagtatgaaaaagagaaaatcaaataaCCAAACACGAAACTGGTAGTGGtaataatataattagtaattaataattgCTGTAATCAAACTGAGAAACGGAAGAAGACGAAAGCCAAAACGCCATGGCATCAACGAATACAACCAAAGCCAAATAGAATAGGTCATGATTTAAGAGCAGAGTGAGAGAATCGCACCTAAAAGAGAACCAAAGATACAAAATCATTTAATCTGCAACGCGAACCAAGAGATTAgagagaacaaaaacaaaacgaGTAAGACTCTCAGAAACTTTGTCACTTGAGACGTTCGTTGTGAGATGAAAGAGACACTGCAATGTATTTGGTCTGCAGcactttaattaaaatgaaaaaatattacttataaattatttctaGGAGGTCGTATATAGTattaaacaaaagttgaaacttAAAACCTACTgtattcaatattttctttatttaataaatataataattaatagaaaaGTTATAGGAAAATTTagaattattcattttaaactTGGCAGTTATTTTAGCTGGGGTTTTATTTCAACAGATtcgtttggttttttttaatatttacacaTCCTCACTTAGCATCATGTATTGATTAACCAGAGATACGTCTAAACTAGAGTCGATAAAATGGGTTTCGATCCATGGGCCAGCCCAACCCATTGCGGGGTAGAGGTGGATTgggctcaatttttttaataaaaaaattgatatagttAATTTTTTCAACCTGACCCACTTAATCCGTGGATTAGGTGGGTTCAACCTGTGAGTTGGTGGGTCAGCCCGTCAactcattaaatttaaataatatattattttattttattattattataaatttataattattaagaaattaaatttttattttattattattattattattattaattaagcaGGTGTTATcttcaaacatatttaagtctatcGAAAATTTTCATGATTTGATCCTTatgtgtataaattaaaaagaaaatagtaaatataaatttataattatttaaatttaaattcattaaaattttacatcataaaatatttataaaataatttttttattttataatttattataaataattcattattaatgaaatttgtaagtattatgaatatcttttaaaattaaacatattgatGATCAATCTTTTCATGGGGTTATCATCATAAAATAgaatatatcaaatattatgatttattaaattaacttatcatatattttcttatcacctgtatatttcatatttattaatatttaaacaagtaaaaagagtaaaatataaaataattaacttaactTTGAAATCATTAAATATATGAGTATAGTTTTATAAcatataatcataataa of Glycine soja cultivar W05 chromosome 1, ASM419377v2, whole genome shotgun sequence contains these proteins:
- the LOC114367237 gene encoding dehydrodolichyl diphosphate synthase complex subunit NUS1 isoform X3, with amino-acid sequence MDFRDLAHKFSRCIVTIGNLGLQLLWYFLRIILSAWYFISVVGNLFESYFISCGVLKKYKSLHSGKVRYLAIVIESEEAYQISRVVKLLQWLDIIGVKNVCLYDMNGVLKKSKETIFKELKNAKSIEEVNEVVALHDPDHMTLEFLSYADGKEAVAKAANLIFVEHLKRHKLGGELDLILLEPQLNEALQIVGSKGPEPDLLLVYGPVRSHLGFPAWRLRYTEIIHMGSLNFLRYGSLMKAIYNFTKVHQNYGT
- the LOC114367237 gene encoding dehydrodolichyl diphosphate synthase complex subunit NUS1 isoform X4; its protein translation is MDFRDLAHKFSRCIVTIGNLGLQLLWYFLRIILSAWYFISVVGNLFESYFISCGVLKKYKSLHSGKVRYLAIVIESEEAYQISRVVKLLQWLDIIGVKNVCLYDMNGVLKKSKETIFKELKNAKSIEEVNEVVALHDPDHMTLEFLSYADGKEAVAKAANLIFVEHLKRHKLGGELDLILLEPQLNEALQIVGSKGPEPDLLLVYGPVRSHLGFPAWRLRYTEIIHMGSLNFLRYGSLMKAIYNFTKVHQNYD